From a region of the Nocardioides ginsengisegetis genome:
- a CDS encoding aminotransferase class V-fold PLP-dependent enzyme translates to MTSAPTDLAAQLDRQDPLAGFRERFVGAGDPLVYFDGNSLGRPLRATGPRLQRFVDEEWGGRLIRGWDEGWMDLPHRIGDDLGRICLGAAAGQTVVGDSTTVLLYKMMRAAVAARPGRTEIVIDRDNFPTDRYVAAGIAEELGLTLRWIEVDTTEGVTAELLAEAVGPATALVVVSHVAYRSAWLADLPELVRITHDAGALILADLCHSAGSVPLALDAWDVDIAVGCSYKYLNGGPGAPAFVYVASRLIDELTQPIRGWIGNDDPFLMGPSYTPAPGIRRFLSGTPPILGMLAVRDMLELLEEASIDAVRDKSVALTQYAIDLTDEVLAPAGAVLASPREADRRGGHVTVNHPAMREVTARLWAQDVIPDYRDPGGLRLGLSPLSTSFGEVERGVEIVRATLDALTA, encoded by the coding sequence GTGACCAGCGCGCCCACCGACCTCGCCGCCCAGCTCGACCGCCAGGACCCGCTCGCGGGATTCCGCGAGCGGTTCGTCGGTGCCGGCGACCCGCTCGTCTACTTCGACGGCAACAGCCTCGGCCGGCCGCTCAGGGCGACGGGCCCGCGGCTCCAGCGGTTCGTCGACGAGGAGTGGGGCGGCCGGCTGATCCGCGGCTGGGACGAGGGCTGGATGGACCTGCCGCACCGGATCGGCGACGACCTCGGCCGGATCTGCCTCGGCGCCGCCGCCGGGCAGACGGTGGTCGGCGACTCCACGACGGTGCTGCTCTACAAGATGATGCGAGCCGCGGTCGCGGCCCGACCGGGCCGCACCGAGATCGTGATCGACCGCGACAACTTCCCGACCGACCGCTACGTCGCCGCCGGCATCGCCGAGGAGCTCGGCCTGACGCTGCGCTGGATCGAGGTCGACACCACCGAGGGCGTCACGGCAGAGCTGCTGGCTGAGGCCGTCGGCCCGGCCACCGCGCTGGTCGTCGTCAGCCACGTCGCCTACCGCTCGGCCTGGCTCGCCGACCTGCCCGAGCTCGTGCGGATCACCCACGACGCCGGCGCGCTGATCCTCGCCGACCTGTGCCACTCCGCCGGCTCGGTCCCGCTCGCGCTCGACGCGTGGGACGTCGACATCGCCGTCGGCTGCTCCTACAAGTACCTCAACGGCGGCCCCGGCGCGCCGGCCTTCGTGTACGTCGCGAGCCGGCTGATCGACGAGCTGACCCAGCCGATCCGGGGCTGGATCGGCAACGACGACCCGTTCCTGATGGGCCCCTCCTACACCCCTGCGCCGGGCATCCGGAGGTTCCTGTCCGGGACCCCACCGATCCTCGGCATGCTCGCGGTGCGCGACATGCTCGAGCTGCTCGAGGAGGCCAGCATCGACGCGGTGCGGGACAAGTCGGTCGCCCTCACGCAGTACGCCATCGACCTCACCGACGAGGTCCTCGCGCCGGCCGGCGCCGTGCTCGCGAGCCCGCGGGAGGCCGACCGCCGCGGCGGCCACGTGACCGTCAACCACCCCGCGATGCGCGAGGTGACCGCGCGACTGTGGGCGCAGGACGTCATCCCGGACTACCGCGATCCCGGCGGCCTCCGGCTCGGCCTCTCGCCGCTGTCCACGTCCTTCGGCGAGGTCGAGCGCGGGGTGGAAATCGTTCGCGCCACGCTGGACGCCCTGACAGCCTGA
- a CDS encoding PQQ-dependent sugar dehydrogenase — protein MRRGAVALVAIAALAGCTSGGDSSNQTDDTVTASPAPASGATSEGPSKPAGTPRVVGTIATGLAVPWGLAFLPDGDAIVTERDTRRVLLIHGPRHVVRVITTIGEPVGEGAAGESGLLGVAVSPDFASDHLLYFYVTTPSDNRIERATYDGGRLGDLEVVLDGIPNGYIHDGGRLAFGPDGYLYASTGETGDDSLAQDKDSLGGKILRITPDGDPAPGNPFGTPVFSYGHRNVQGLAFDDAGHLWASEFGHDLFDELNLIVAGHDYGWPVVEGRGDAAGMTNPQVVWDPSVASPSGLAYLDGELWLGSLRGMRLWRIDVHGTRASHPTDFFVGEYGRMRTVAVAPDGRLWVTTSNRDGRGAPVEGDDRILLVDPTGGQQ, from the coding sequence GTGCGCCGGGGGGCGGTCGCCCTGGTCGCGATCGCTGCCCTGGCCGGCTGCACCTCCGGGGGCGACTCCTCCAACCAGACGGACGACACCGTCACGGCCTCACCGGCACCCGCGTCGGGCGCCACCTCCGAGGGCCCCTCGAAACCCGCCGGCACCCCGCGGGTGGTCGGGACGATCGCCACCGGGCTGGCCGTGCCGTGGGGGCTGGCGTTCCTGCCCGACGGCGACGCGATCGTCACCGAGCGGGACACCCGACGGGTGCTGCTGATCCACGGCCCCCGCCACGTGGTCCGGGTGATCACCACCATCGGCGAGCCCGTCGGGGAGGGCGCCGCGGGCGAGTCCGGCCTGCTCGGCGTGGCCGTCTCCCCCGACTTCGCCAGCGACCACCTCCTCTACTTCTACGTCACCACGCCCTCGGACAACCGCATCGAGCGGGCGACGTACGACGGCGGGCGGCTCGGCGACCTCGAGGTGGTGCTCGACGGCATCCCCAACGGCTACATCCATGACGGCGGCCGGCTCGCCTTCGGGCCCGACGGCTACCTCTACGCCTCCACCGGCGAAACGGGCGACGATTCCCTGGCCCAGGACAAGGACTCCCTCGGCGGGAAAATCCTGCGGATCACCCCCGACGGCGACCCGGCACCGGGCAACCCCTTCGGCACGCCGGTCTTCTCCTACGGCCACCGCAACGTGCAGGGCCTGGCCTTCGACGACGCCGGGCACCTGTGGGCCTCGGAGTTCGGGCACGACCTGTTCGACGAGCTCAACCTCATCGTGGCCGGCCACGACTACGGCTGGCCGGTCGTCGAGGGACGGGGCGATGCCGCAGGCATGACCAACCCGCAGGTCGTGTGGGACCCGTCGGTCGCCTCGCCGTCGGGACTGGCCTACCTCGACGGCGAGCTCTGGCTCGGCTCCCTGCGCGGCATGCGCCTGTGGCGCATCGACGTCCACGGCACCCGCGCCTCCCACCCGACCGACTTCTTCGTGGGCGAGTACGGCCGGATGCGCACGGTCGCCGTGGCTCCCGACGGACGGCTGTGGGTGACCACCAGCAACCGCGACGGCCGCGGCGCCCCCGTCGAGGGCGACGACCGGATCCTGCTGGTCGACCCGACTGGAGGACAGCAGTGA
- a CDS encoding EamA family transporter translates to MTTRFSPVWLVLVGIFSVQFGAGIAKSLFDEVEPTLIVWLRLVTSAVVLALAARPVLRGRSRRDWLVVLGLGASLGTMNWAIYQSFARIPLGIAVTIEFVGPLTLAVLGSRRARDLVWVGLAGLGVALLGVERAHLTWPGVLCALLAGAAWAAYILLSAETGRRWPGLDGLAVASVVATLLLTPFALHVGGDKLGDGRVLLLGAAVGLLSSVIPYSCEMVALRSIRPAVFGVLMSLEPAAAALAGIVVLGEFLSPVQWVAMACVVVASVGATRSGATLADPVPD, encoded by the coding sequence GTGACCACCCGATTCTCACCGGTCTGGCTGGTGCTCGTCGGGATCTTTTCGGTCCAGTTCGGCGCGGGCATCGCCAAGAGCCTCTTCGACGAGGTCGAGCCGACCCTGATCGTGTGGCTGCGGCTGGTCACCAGCGCGGTGGTCCTCGCGCTCGCCGCGCGACCGGTCCTGCGCGGCCGGAGCCGGCGCGACTGGCTGGTCGTGCTGGGTCTCGGCGCCTCGCTCGGCACCATGAACTGGGCGATCTACCAGTCGTTCGCCCGGATCCCGCTGGGCATCGCGGTCACCATCGAGTTCGTCGGGCCGCTGACGCTGGCCGTGCTCGGGTCGCGCCGCGCGCGCGACCTGGTCTGGGTCGGCCTCGCCGGACTGGGCGTGGCGCTGCTCGGGGTCGAACGGGCCCACCTCACCTGGCCCGGCGTGCTCTGCGCGCTGCTGGCCGGCGCCGCGTGGGCGGCGTACATCCTGCTGAGCGCGGAGACCGGACGACGCTGGCCAGGCCTGGACGGGCTGGCGGTGGCCAGCGTCGTGGCGACCCTGCTGCTCACCCCGTTCGCCCTGCACGTCGGCGGCGACAAGCTGGGCGACGGGCGGGTGCTGCTGCTCGGCGCCGCCGTCGGGCTGCTCAGCTCGGTGATCCCCTACAGCTGCGAGATGGTGGCGCTGCGCTCCATCCGTCCGGCCGTCTTCGGCGTGCTGATGAGCCTGGAGCCGGCCGCCGCGGCTCTCGCCGGGATCGTGGTGCTCGGGGAGTTCCTCTCGCCCGTGCAGTGGGTCGCGATGGCCTGCGTGGTCGTGGCCAGCGTCGGCGCGACGCGGAGCGGGGCCACCCTCGCCGACCCCGTCCCGGACTGA
- a CDS encoding exo-alpha-sialidase, translating to MDRTVLLVGTRKGLWIGTSDEARVDWEFTGPHFDMEEVYSCMVDTRGDQPRLLAGASSSWLGPQVRHSDDLGATWAETPNGAIRFPESTGATLERVWQLVPGAEPGVVYAGTEPGAVFRSTDGGETFALEQALWDHPHRPQWNAGFGGQAFHTVLPHPTDPQSVTAALSTGGVYQTNDGGASWEPRNQGIRAEFLPEGQQYPEFGQCVHKVTRHPARPERMYLQNHGGVYRSDDHGASWQSIADGLPADFGFPIVVHPHEPDTVYVFPIGGGDRRYPPDAKARVWRSRDAGETWEELAAGLPDGFFVAVMRDAMCADGHERAGLYFGARNGAVWGSADEGDTWRQIVSDLPDVMCVRAAAI from the coding sequence GTGGACAGGACAGTGCTGCTCGTGGGCACCCGCAAGGGACTGTGGATCGGGACCTCCGACGAGGCCCGCGTGGACTGGGAGTTCACCGGTCCGCACTTCGACATGGAGGAGGTCTACTCCTGCATGGTCGACACCCGCGGCGACCAGCCACGGCTGCTGGCCGGTGCGTCGTCGAGCTGGCTGGGTCCCCAGGTGCGGCACTCCGACGACCTGGGCGCGACGTGGGCGGAGACCCCCAACGGGGCCATCCGCTTCCCGGAGTCGACCGGCGCGACCCTGGAGCGGGTCTGGCAGCTGGTGCCCGGGGCCGAGCCGGGGGTCGTCTACGCCGGCACCGAGCCCGGCGCCGTGTTCCGCTCCACGGACGGCGGCGAGACGTTCGCGCTCGAGCAGGCGCTCTGGGACCACCCGCACCGGCCGCAGTGGAACGCCGGCTTCGGCGGCCAGGCCTTCCACACCGTGCTCCCGCACCCCACGGACCCGCAGTCCGTGACCGCCGCGCTCTCGACCGGTGGCGTCTACCAGACCAACGACGGCGGGGCGTCGTGGGAGCCGCGCAACCAGGGCATCCGTGCGGAGTTCCTGCCCGAGGGGCAGCAGTACCCCGAGTTCGGGCAGTGCGTGCACAAGGTCACCCGGCACCCGGCCCGCCCCGAGCGGATGTACCTCCAGAACCACGGCGGCGTCTACCGCTCCGACGACCACGGGGCGTCCTGGCAGTCGATCGCCGACGGGCTTCCGGCCGACTTCGGGTTCCCGATCGTCGTGCACCCCCACGAGCCGGACACCGTCTACGTCTTCCCGATCGGCGGCGGTGACCGGCGCTACCCGCCGGACGCCAAGGCTCGGGTATGGCGCTCGCGCGACGCGGGGGAGACGTGGGAGGAGCTCGCCGCGGGCCTGCCCGACGGGTTCTTCGTGGCGGTGATGCGCGACGCCATGTGCGCCGACGGCCACGAGCGGGCCGGGCTCTACTTCGGCGCCCGCAACGGCGCCGTGTGGGGCTCCGCTGACGAGGGCGACACGTGGCGCCAGATCGTCAGCGACCTCCCCGACGTGATGTGCGTACGGGCCGCCGCGATCTGA
- a CDS encoding SRPBCC family protein, giving the protein MSEFEISRSATIEADPGRVHALVNDFHEWTAWSPWEDVDPALERTYSGPASGTGAHYAWSGNRRAGQGSMEITASVPEKIGIRLAFLKPWKATNDVTFTFVPSAAGTGTDVTWTMTGEHKGFGVVIGKLFNMDKLVGKDFEKGLARLKVAAEG; this is encoded by the coding sequence ATGAGCGAGTTCGAGATCTCCCGTTCGGCGACGATCGAGGCGGACCCCGGGCGGGTGCACGCGTTGGTCAACGACTTCCACGAGTGGACCGCGTGGTCGCCGTGGGAGGACGTGGATCCCGCTCTGGAGCGGACCTACTCCGGCCCCGCCAGCGGCACCGGCGCCCACTACGCCTGGTCGGGCAACCGCCGCGCCGGGCAGGGCAGCATGGAGATCACGGCGTCGGTGCCCGAGAAGATCGGGATCCGGCTGGCCTTCCTCAAGCCCTGGAAGGCCACCAACGACGTCACCTTCACGTTCGTCCCGTCCGCCGCGGGCACCGGCACCGACGTCACGTGGACGATGACCGGGGAGCACAAGGGCTTCGGTGTGGTCATCGGCAAGCTGTTCAACATGGACAAGCTGGTCGGCAAGGACTTCGAGAAGGGCCTGGCCCGGCTCAAGGTCGCCGCCGAGGGCTGA
- the ilvD gene encoding dihydroxy-acid dehydratase, whose product MSDETGQIDIKPRSRDVTDGLERAAARGMLRAVGMGDDDWEKPQIGVASSWNEITPCNLSLDRLAKAVKNGVHAAGGYPLEFGTISVSDGISMGHEGMHFSLVSREVIADSVETVMMAERLDGSVLLAGCDKSLPGMMMAAARLDLAAVFLYAGSIMPGQVDGNDVTIIDAFEAVGACLAGKITRDEVDRIERAICPGEGACGGMYTANTMAAVGEALGLSLPGSAAPPAVDRRRDGFAHRSGEAVVNLLRQGITARQILTKEAFENAITVVMALGGSTNAVLHLLAIAREAEVDLTLDDFNRIGDKVPHLGDLKPFGKYVMNDVDKVGGIPMVMKALLDAGLMHGDCLTVTGRTMRENLEALAPPAVDDDVIRDLDRPIHKTGGLTILKGTLAPEGAVVKSAGFDESVFEGTARVFDGERAAMDALAAGQVTAGDVVVIRYEGPKGGPGMREMLAITGAIKGAGLGKDVLLLTDGRFSGGTTGLCVGHVAPEASDGGPIAFVRDGDKITLDVLNRRLDVEIDDLEARKEGWSPKPPKYTRGVLGKYAKVVQSAAHGAVTS is encoded by the coding sequence ATGAGCGACGAGACCGGCCAGATCGACATCAAGCCCCGTTCCCGCGACGTGACGGACGGTCTCGAGCGGGCCGCGGCCCGCGGCATGCTCCGCGCGGTCGGCATGGGCGACGACGACTGGGAGAAGCCCCAGATCGGCGTGGCGTCGAGCTGGAACGAGATCACCCCCTGCAACCTCTCGCTCGACCGGCTCGCCAAGGCCGTGAAGAACGGCGTGCACGCGGCGGGTGGCTACCCGCTGGAGTTCGGCACGATCTCGGTCTCCGACGGCATCTCGATGGGCCACGAGGGGATGCACTTCTCGCTGGTCTCCCGCGAGGTGATCGCCGACTCGGTCGAGACCGTGATGATGGCCGAGCGGCTCGACGGGTCGGTGCTGCTCGCCGGCTGCGACAAGTCGCTGCCCGGCATGATGATGGCCGCCGCGCGCCTCGACCTCGCGGCCGTGTTCCTGTACGCCGGCTCCATCATGCCCGGCCAGGTCGACGGCAACGACGTGACGATCATCGACGCCTTCGAGGCCGTCGGCGCCTGCCTGGCGGGCAAGATCACGCGCGACGAGGTCGACCGGATCGAGCGGGCCATCTGTCCGGGGGAGGGGGCCTGCGGCGGCATGTACACCGCCAACACGATGGCCGCCGTCGGCGAGGCCCTCGGCCTGTCGCTGCCCGGTTCGGCTGCGCCGCCGGCGGTCGACCGCCGCCGCGACGGCTTCGCCCACCGCTCGGGCGAAGCGGTCGTCAACCTGCTGCGCCAGGGCATCACCGCCCGCCAGATCCTGACCAAGGAGGCCTTCGAGAACGCCATCACGGTCGTGATGGCGCTCGGCGGCTCCACCAACGCAGTCCTGCACCTGCTGGCGATCGCCCGCGAGGCCGAGGTCGACCTGACCCTCGACGACTTCAACCGGATCGGCGACAAGGTGCCGCACCTCGGCGACCTCAAGCCCTTCGGCAAGTACGTCATGAACGACGTCGACAAGGTCGGCGGCATCCCCATGGTCATGAAGGCGCTGCTCGACGCCGGTCTCATGCACGGCGACTGCCTGACCGTCACCGGGAGGACGATGCGCGAGAACCTCGAGGCGCTGGCCCCGCCGGCCGTCGACGACGACGTGATCCGCGACCTCGACCGGCCGATCCACAAGACCGGCGGCCTGACCATCCTCAAGGGCACGCTGGCCCCGGAGGGCGCGGTCGTGAAGTCCGCCGGCTTCGACGAGTCGGTCTTCGAGGGCACCGCCCGCGTCTTCGACGGGGAGCGCGCCGCGATGGACGCCCTCGCCGCCGGGCAGGTCACCGCCGGCGACGTCGTCGTGATCCGCTACGAGGGCCCCAAGGGCGGCCCCGGCATGCGCGAGATGCTCGCCATCACCGGCGCCATCAAGGGCGCCGGCCTCGGCAAGGACGTGCTGCTGCTGACCGACGGCCGCTTCTCGGGAGGTACGACGGGCCTGTGCGTGGGCCACGTCGCGCCCGAGGCCTCCGACGGCGGCCCGATCGCCTTCGTCCGCGACGGCGACAAGATCACCCTCGACGTCCTCAACCGCCGCCTCGACGTGGAGATCGACGACCTCGAGGCCCGCAAGGAGGGCTGGAGCCCGAAGCCGCCGAAGTACACCCGCGGCGTCCTCGGCAAGTACGCCAAGGTCGTCCAGTCCGCCGCCCACGGCGCCGTCACGAGCTGA
- a CDS encoding alpha/beta fold hydrolase — translation MPASAARAATDDQITFHDVLSDDGTRLRAWTNDPASRIDGPTVVLCNGLGTSPWTWPALLDPDCGVRVVSWNHRGTGGSDRPSDPQRVGIEEFVEDGLSVMDHFGVDRAVLMGWSMGVNTMFELAVRHPERVTGLFAVAGVPGDTFATMLGPLHLPHLAARALTVSLSRAMKLGGRLLTPIASRLPVGPRAVDLITHSGFMLPVPDPELAAVAIAEFLTTPVDWYFHLALKTSEHARVSLSGITVPAMFVAATYDVLAGARDMRTAADRIEGATYVELRGSHFIQMEQPERVHELLLDFLERVG, via the coding sequence ATGCCCGCCTCCGCCGCCCGCGCCGCCACGGACGACCAGATCACCTTCCACGACGTCCTCTCCGACGACGGGACGCGGCTGCGGGCGTGGACCAACGACCCCGCGAGCCGCATCGACGGCCCGACCGTGGTGCTCTGCAACGGGCTCGGCACCAGCCCCTGGACCTGGCCGGCGCTGCTCGACCCCGACTGCGGGGTCCGCGTCGTGTCGTGGAACCACCGCGGCACGGGCGGGTCGGATCGCCCGAGCGACCCGCAGCGCGTCGGCATCGAGGAGTTCGTCGAGGACGGCCTGTCGGTCATGGACCACTTCGGGGTCGACCGGGCGGTCCTCATGGGGTGGTCCATGGGCGTCAACACGATGTTCGAGCTCGCGGTCCGCCACCCGGAGCGCGTCACGGGCCTCTTCGCCGTCGCGGGCGTCCCCGGCGACACGTTCGCCACCATGCTCGGCCCGCTGCACCTGCCGCACCTCGCGGCCCGTGCGCTCACCGTGAGCCTCTCGCGTGCCATGAAGCTCGGCGGCCGGCTGCTCACGCCGATCGCCTCACGGCTGCCGGTCGGCCCGCGCGCCGTCGACCTGATCACCCACAGCGGCTTCATGCTCCCCGTGCCGGACCCCGAGCTCGCCGCGGTCGCGATCGCGGAGTTCCTCACCACGCCCGTCGACTGGTACTTCCACCTCGCCCTCAAGACCTCCGAGCACGCCCGCGTCTCGCTCAGCGGCATCACCGTGCCGGCCATGTTCGTCGCCGCGACGTACGACGTGCTGGCCGGCGCCCGCGACATGCGCACCGCCGCCGACCGGATCGAGGGGGCGACCTACGTCGAGCTCCGCGGCAGCCACTTCATCCAGATGGAGCAGCCCGAGCGCGTGCACGAGCTGCTGCTCGACTTCCTGGAGCGGGTGGGCTGA
- a CDS encoding APC family permease has translation MSVDTESAPAEQTQLKRHVGVVGLLFASVGSIIGSGWLFGALNASVAAGPAAIISWALGGVMILMIALVYAELGTMFPLSGGVVRFPHLAFGSFASYSAGWITWVAVATTAPIEVEAALQYATKYAPFTSAHTVSGETVYTLTGLGYASAVVLMALFVVVNFYGVRWFARINNALVGWKVFIILLVVAAFLLTAVHGENFSSHGFMPQGWHGVFTAIATSGVVFSYLGFRQGIEFAGETDNPRRNVPIAVVGSVLITGLIYVALQVAFIGALDPRDLEKSGSWSNLTFNGDFGPLAAVATTLGLGWLAILLYADAIVSPGDTGLIYTTTTSRISYAMAKNGNAPQGLARTTDRGVPMISLIVTFLVGLIVFLPFPSWQQLVGFITSATVLSFASGPLVLGALRRRLPEAERPFRVPGGHVIPVVAFFASNLIVYWSGWDIVWKLAIAVAIGFVLLPIYKALGKDVPDLDFAAGASWVLPWLGGLVLLSYLGNYPEPAAGNLNVLTFETSVPLILVFSVAIYALAMKFCLPKAEMERHIAAVEAEAEVEEQELGAAP, from the coding sequence ATGTCCGTGGACACGGAGTCAGCCCCCGCCGAGCAGACACAGCTGAAGAGACACGTCGGCGTCGTCGGCCTGCTCTTCGCCAGCGTCGGCTCGATCATCGGCTCCGGCTGGTTGTTCGGCGCGTTGAACGCCTCGGTCGCCGCAGGACCGGCGGCGATCATCTCGTGGGCACTCGGCGGAGTGATGATCCTGATGATCGCCCTCGTCTACGCCGAGCTCGGGACGATGTTCCCGCTGTCGGGAGGCGTCGTGCGCTTCCCCCACCTCGCGTTCGGCTCGTTCGCGAGCTACTCCGCAGGCTGGATCACCTGGGTGGCGGTCGCCACGACCGCGCCGATCGAGGTCGAGGCGGCGCTGCAGTACGCCACGAAGTACGCCCCCTTCACCTCCGCGCACACCGTGAGCGGGGAGACGGTCTACACCCTCACGGGCCTCGGCTACGCCAGCGCCGTGGTGCTGATGGCGCTGTTCGTGGTCGTCAACTTCTACGGCGTGCGCTGGTTCGCCCGGATCAACAACGCGCTCGTGGGCTGGAAGGTCTTCATCATCCTGCTCGTCGTGGCCGCTTTCCTCCTGACCGCGGTGCACGGTGAGAACTTCAGCAGCCACGGCTTCATGCCGCAGGGCTGGCACGGCGTCTTCACCGCGATCGCGACGTCGGGCGTGGTCTTCTCCTACCTCGGCTTCCGCCAGGGCATCGAGTTCGCGGGCGAGACCGACAACCCGCGTCGCAACGTGCCGATCGCCGTCGTGGGCTCGGTCCTGATCACCGGCCTGATCTACGTCGCCCTGCAGGTCGCCTTCATCGGCGCCCTCGACCCCCGCGACCTCGAGAAGTCCGGCTCCTGGTCCAACCTCACGTTCAACGGCGACTTCGGCCCCCTCGCGGCCGTCGCGACCACCCTGGGCCTGGGCTGGCTGGCGATCCTGCTGTACGCCGACGCGATCGTCTCCCCCGGCGACACGGGCCTGATCTACACCACGACCACGTCCCGGATCTCCTACGCGATGGCCAAGAACGGCAACGCCCCGCAAGGCCTGGCCCGCACCACGGACCGCGGCGTGCCGATGATCTCGCTCATCGTGACGTTCCTGGTCGGCCTGATCGTCTTCCTGCCGTTCCCGAGCTGGCAGCAGCTGGTCGGCTTCATCACCTCGGCGACGGTGCTGTCCTTCGCCTCCGGTCCGCTGGTCCTCGGGGCGCTGCGCCGGCGCCTGCCCGAGGCCGAGCGTCCCTTCCGGGTGCCGGGTGGCCACGTCATCCCGGTGGTGGCCTTCTTCGCCTCCAACCTGATCGTCTACTGGTCCGGCTGGGACATCGTCTGGAAGCTCGCCATCGCGGTCGCGATCGGCTTCGTGCTGCTGCCGATCTACAAGGCGCTCGGCAAGGACGTGCCCGACCTGGACTTCGCCGCCGGCGCCAGCTGGGTGCTGCCGTGGCTGGGCGGGCTCGTCCTGCTGTCCTACCTGGGCAACTACCCGGAGCCGGCCGCGGGCAACCTGAACGTCCTCACGTTCGAGACGTCGGTGCCGCTGATCCTGGTCTTCTCCGTCGCCATCTACGCGCTGGCGATGAAGTTCTGCCTGCCGAAGGCCGAGATGGAGCGCCACATCGCGGCCGTCGAGGCCGAGGCCGAGGTCGAGGAGCAGGAGCTCGGCGCCGCGCCGTGA
- a CDS encoding ECF transporter S component, translating into MSARVSAVPIAPRTALVLGVASLAGLMMLCWPLLVRVGDEPRVDPPFLFLGLLPVVIAVVLAEISEGGMDPRVLAILGVLSAINAVLRGISPGTAGVELVLFLLILAGRVFGPGFGFVLGCTSLFASALMTAGVGPWLPFQMLVSAWVGMGAGLLPRRVTGRAEIAMLVVYGIVAAYVFGLLMNLSGWPFLLGVEVPGHGSSLSFVAGAPVADNLHRFAVYTLLTSTGSWDTGRAITNAVAIAVLGPAVLSTLRRASRRATVTGTVQPTASSAPRPHSS; encoded by the coding sequence ATGAGCGCCCGCGTCTCCGCGGTCCCGATCGCGCCGCGCACCGCCCTCGTGCTCGGCGTCGCCTCGCTGGCCGGGCTGATGATGCTCTGCTGGCCGCTGCTCGTGCGGGTCGGCGACGAGCCGCGGGTCGACCCGCCGTTCCTCTTCCTCGGACTGCTGCCGGTCGTGATCGCCGTCGTGCTCGCCGAGATCAGCGAGGGCGGCATGGACCCGCGGGTGCTGGCGATCCTGGGGGTGCTCTCGGCGATCAACGCCGTCCTGCGCGGCATCTCGCCCGGCACGGCCGGTGTCGAGCTCGTCCTCTTCCTGCTGATCCTCGCCGGGCGCGTCTTCGGCCCCGGCTTCGGCTTCGTCCTGGGCTGTACGTCGCTCTTCGCGTCGGCCCTGATGACCGCCGGCGTCGGCCCCTGGTTGCCCTTCCAGATGCTGGTGTCCGCCTGGGTGGGGATGGGCGCGGGACTGCTCCCGCGGCGGGTCACCGGGCGGGCCGAGATCGCCATGCTGGTGGTCTACGGAATCGTCGCGGCCTACGTGTTCGGCCTGCTGATGAACCTCTCGGGCTGGCCGTTCCTGCTCGGCGTGGAGGTGCCCGGCCACGGGAGCTCGCTGTCGTTCGTGGCCGGCGCACCGGTCGCGGACAACCTGCACCGCTTCGCGGTCTACACGCTGCTCACGTCGACCGGCAGCTGGGACACCGGTCGGGCGATCACCAACGCGGTGGCGATCGCGGTGCTGGGCCCGGCCGTGCTGTCGACGCTGCGCCGGGCCTCCCGCCGGGCGACGGTCACCGGGACTGTTCAGCCCACGGCGTCCAGTGCACCCCGACCCCACAGCTCCTGA